A genomic window from Blastococcus saxobsidens DD2 includes:
- a CDS encoding carboxylesterase/lipase family protein, translating into MQLEVATTSGTVRGSAVGPAVAFKGIPYAAPPFGDLRFAAPVPAPRWDGVRDCTAYGPTAPKPPYPAPVHLLLPEPVVPGEDVLNLNVWTPDPAASGLPVLVWIHGGAFVNGSGAVPQYDGTAFARDGVVLVTINYRLGVDGFLHFDDDGPANRGLLDQVAALEWVRDNIAAFGGDPDQVTVAGESAGAMSVTSLLSMPRATGLFRRAVAQSGAGHHALSSGTARRVAGYLAERLGVPCTRAALGGVPIAELLAAQQALSQEAATVPDPARWGEITLNSMVFEPVIDGDVLPSLPITAVAAGAGADVDVLVGTNTDEHTLFLVPNGLVDLVNEDLLRLTLAGYGVAADAAIDAYRADAPSATPGELLVKAATDWFFRIPAARLAEARTGAQGRTFMYEFTWPSPQFDGRLGACHALELAFVFDTLASEGVEPLAGPEPPQALADAVHAAWVAFVRTGDPGWPAYEVATRPVQAFGRLDGVVPDPRAEQRGLWDGVR; encoded by the coding sequence ATGCAGCTGGAAGTCGCCACCACGTCAGGAACGGTCCGCGGCAGCGCCGTCGGCCCCGCCGTCGCCTTCAAGGGCATCCCGTACGCCGCGCCACCCTTCGGCGACCTGCGCTTCGCCGCACCCGTGCCGGCCCCGCGGTGGGACGGCGTCCGCGACTGCACCGCGTACGGCCCGACCGCGCCGAAACCGCCCTACCCGGCCCCGGTGCACCTGCTGCTGCCCGAGCCGGTGGTGCCGGGCGAGGACGTGCTCAACCTCAACGTCTGGACGCCGGACCCCGCGGCGAGCGGCCTGCCGGTGCTCGTGTGGATCCACGGCGGGGCGTTCGTCAACGGCTCCGGTGCGGTGCCCCAGTACGACGGCACCGCCTTCGCCCGGGACGGGGTCGTGCTGGTGACGATCAACTACCGGCTGGGCGTCGACGGGTTCCTGCACTTCGACGACGACGGCCCGGCCAACCGTGGGCTGCTGGACCAGGTGGCGGCGCTGGAGTGGGTTCGCGACAACATCGCCGCGTTCGGTGGCGACCCGGACCAGGTGACCGTCGCCGGGGAGTCGGCGGGCGCGATGAGTGTGACATCGCTGCTGTCGATGCCGCGGGCGACCGGGCTGTTCCGCCGGGCGGTCGCCCAGAGCGGAGCCGGGCACCACGCGCTGTCGTCGGGCACGGCGAGACGGGTCGCCGGGTACCTGGCCGAGCGGCTCGGTGTGCCGTGCACCCGGGCAGCGCTGGGTGGGGTGCCGATCGCGGAGCTGCTGGCGGCGCAGCAGGCGCTGTCGCAGGAAGCCGCCACGGTGCCCGACCCGGCGCGCTGGGGCGAGATCACGCTGAACTCCATGGTCTTCGAGCCGGTGATCGACGGGGACGTCCTGCCGTCCCTGCCCATCACGGCGGTGGCGGCCGGCGCCGGCGCCGACGTCGACGTCCTGGTGGGCACCAACACCGACGAGCACACCCTCTTCCTGGTGCCCAACGGGCTGGTCGACCTGGTGAACGAGGACCTGCTGCGCCTGACGCTGGCCGGCTACGGCGTGGCCGCGGACGCCGCGATCGACGCCTACCGGGCCGACGCGCCATCGGCGACGCCCGGCGAGCTGCTCGTCAAGGCGGCCACCGACTGGTTCTTCCGGATACCGGCGGCCCGTCTCGCGGAGGCGCGGACGGGTGCGCAGGGGCGGACGTTCATGTACGAGTTCACCTGGCCCAGCCCGCAGTTCGACGGTCGGCTGGGGGCGTGCCATGCGCTGGAGCTCGCGTTCGTCTTCGACACGCTGGCCAGCGAGGGGGTGGAGCCGCTGGCCGGGCCAGAGCCACCGCAGGCCCTGGCGGACGCGGTGCACGCCGCCTGGGTGGCCTTCGTGCGGACCGGCGACCCGGGTTGGCCGGCGTACGAGGTGGCCACGCGGCCAGTGCAGGCGTTCGGCCGGCTCGACGGGGTGGTCCCCGACCCGCGTGCCGAACAGCGCGGGCTGTGGGACGGCGTCCGGTAG
- a CDS encoding lipase family alpha/beta hydrolase: MRTAARKRRLLLILLAVALVGAVAIAAALLTREAGPSPVEEIAAEEPGPVLLVPGYGGQTAGLQALADRLREMGRDATVVPLAGDGTGDLRESAAALDAAATAARARTGAASVDVVGYSAGGLTARLWVADGNAGVVRRVVTLGTPHHGTGVASLAGLFAPDRCPEACRQMTPGSELLAELDADETPDGVDWVSVWTTQDRVVTPPDSARLDGALNLAVQSVCPQRQVSHLQLLGDPVVQNIVLAQLAAGDPVALTAEDCARLDG; this comes from the coding sequence ATGCGCACCGCTGCCCGGAAACGCCGGCTGCTGCTGATCCTGCTGGCCGTGGCACTGGTCGGCGCGGTGGCCATCGCGGCCGCCCTGCTCACCCGGGAGGCCGGGCCCTCCCCGGTCGAGGAGATCGCGGCGGAGGAACCGGGCCCGGTGCTGCTGGTTCCGGGGTACGGCGGCCAGACAGCGGGCCTGCAGGCACTGGCCGACCGGCTGCGCGAGATGGGGCGCGACGCCACGGTGGTGCCCCTGGCCGGCGACGGAACCGGCGACCTGCGTGAGTCTGCTGCCGCCCTCGACGCCGCGGCCACCGCCGCCCGCGCACGGACCGGGGCCGCGAGCGTCGACGTCGTCGGCTACTCGGCCGGCGGGCTCACCGCGCGGCTGTGGGTCGCCGACGGCAACGCCGGCGTGGTGCGCCGGGTGGTCACCCTGGGAACTCCGCACCACGGCACCGGTGTCGCGTCGCTGGCGGGCCTGTTCGCCCCCGACCGCTGCCCGGAGGCCTGCCGGCAGATGACGCCGGGCAGTGAGCTGCTCGCCGAGCTGGACGCCGACGAGACACCGGACGGCGTCGACTGGGTGTCGGTGTGGACGACGCAGGACCGGGTGGTGACCCCGCCGGACTCCGCCCGCCTCGACGGGGCGCTGAACCTGGCCGTGCAGTCGGTATGCCCGCAGCGGCAGGTCAGCCACCTGCAGCTGCTCGGCGACCCGGTGGTCCAGAACATCGTGCTGGCCCAGCTGGCGGCCGGGGATCCGGTCGCTCTCACGGCCGAGGACTGCGCCCGGCTGGACGGCTGA
- a CDS encoding CDP-alcohol phosphatidyltransferase family protein produces MLSREEYLEAWSRWHGGADTQAPLVRGWLSLAHTLARPLAVLPPVAVTAAGAVVAAAAVPPAAAGGAWLVLAGLLVGLSGLLDSLDGALAIGTGRASQRGFVLDSVVDRLTEAAYAAALWAAGAPGWLAVCFGALCWLPDYLRARAGQAGVHRTGPISLWERPTRVAMAALTFAGAGMVSGLQVAGLDGASLVVTTGAAVGVLFGALGTAQLGRWLRGELAGPGPVPIPGPD; encoded by the coding sequence GTGCTCAGTCGTGAGGAGTACCTCGAAGCCTGGTCGCGGTGGCACGGCGGCGCCGACACGCAGGCGCCGCTGGTGCGGGGCTGGCTGTCGCTGGCGCACACGCTGGCCCGGCCGCTCGCCGTGCTGCCACCGGTCGCCGTGACCGCGGCCGGGGCGGTGGTCGCCGCGGCTGCGGTGCCGCCGGCCGCCGCCGGAGGTGCCTGGCTGGTCCTGGCCGGGCTGCTCGTCGGGCTCTCCGGCCTGCTCGACAGCCTCGACGGCGCACTCGCCATCGGCACCGGACGGGCCTCGCAGCGCGGGTTCGTGCTCGACTCCGTCGTCGACCGGCTGACCGAGGCCGCCTATGCGGCGGCGCTGTGGGCCGCCGGGGCTCCCGGCTGGCTGGCCGTGTGCTTCGGGGCCCTGTGCTGGCTGCCCGACTACCTGCGGGCCCGCGCCGGGCAGGCCGGCGTGCACCGGACGGGGCCCATCTCGCTGTGGGAGCGGCCGACCCGGGTCGCCATGGCAGCGCTCACGTTCGCCGGCGCGGGGATGGTGTCGGGCCTCCAGGTGGCCGGCCTGGACGGGGCGAGCCTGGTGGTCACCACCGGGGCCGCGGTCGGCGTGCTGTTCGGCGCCCTGGGCACGGCGCAGCTGGGACGGTGGCTGCGCGGCGAGCTGGCCGGCCCGGGGCCGGTTCCGATCCCCGGGCCGGACTGA
- a CDS encoding carbohydrate kinase family protein → MPVVVTGSIATDHLMTFPGRFTEQFVEGQMENVSLSFLVDDLVQHRGGAGANMAYGLGLLGLSPVLVGSVGNDFADYDAWLTRHGVDTRSVRWSELKHTARFVCTTDEANNQIASFYSGAMAEASQIELAPVADRIGAPDIVVVGPNDPTAMVRHTQECRDRGYAFAADPSQQLAWAGGEMIRDLVAGAELLFTNEYESALLLQKTGWTADEVLAQVGTWVTTRAAEGVLVRRAGDEPLTVIAVPETKPVEPTGGGDALRAGFIAGRMWGLGLERSTQLGSAVATAAVEVIGTQEYDLPRESFMTRFAEAFGAEAADEVAAHLPG, encoded by the coding sequence GTGCCCGTCGTCGTCACCGGCTCCATCGCCACCGACCACCTGATGACCTTCCCGGGTCGCTTCACGGAGCAGTTCGTCGAAGGCCAGATGGAGAACGTCTCGCTCTCCTTCCTCGTCGACGACCTGGTGCAGCACCGGGGCGGCGCCGGGGCCAACATGGCCTACGGGCTGGGGCTGCTGGGCCTCTCGCCGGTGCTGGTGGGCTCGGTCGGCAACGACTTCGCCGACTACGACGCCTGGCTGACCCGCCACGGCGTGGACACCCGCAGCGTCCGCTGGTCGGAGCTCAAGCACACCGCCCGCTTCGTGTGCACCACCGACGAGGCGAACAACCAGATCGCCTCGTTCTACTCGGGGGCGATGGCCGAGGCCTCGCAGATCGAGCTGGCGCCGGTCGCCGACCGCATCGGCGCTCCCGACATCGTCGTCGTCGGCCCCAACGACCCGACCGCCATGGTGCGCCACACCCAGGAGTGCCGGGACCGCGGCTACGCCTTCGCGGCCGACCCCAGCCAGCAGCTGGCCTGGGCCGGCGGCGAGATGATCCGCGACCTGGTCGCCGGCGCCGAACTGCTGTTCACCAACGAGTACGAATCCGCCCTGTTGCTGCAGAAGACCGGCTGGACGGCCGACGAGGTGCTCGCCCAGGTCGGCACCTGGGTGACCACCCGCGCCGCCGAGGGGGTTCTCGTCCGGCGGGCCGGCGACGAGCCGCTGACGGTGATCGCCGTGCCGGAGACCAAGCCGGTCGAGCCCACCGGCGGCGGCGACGCCCTGCGGGCCGGCTTCATCGCCGGCCGCATGTGGGGGCTGGGCCTGGAGCGGTCGACGCAGCTGGGCTCCGCCGTGGCGACCGCCGCTGTCGAGGTGATCGGGACGCAGGAGTACGACCTGCCGCGGGAGAGCTTTATGACCCGCTTCGCCGAGGCGTTCGGCGCCGAGGCGGCCGACGAGGTCGCAGCCCACCTGCCCGGCTGA
- a CDS encoding flavin reductase family protein yields MTTPEQPRPRTSFDPAGMAAGAFYRVLNSVVVPRPIAWVCSRSADGVHNLAPHSFYTVACVDPPIVQFTSVGRKDSLRNVEATGEFTVNLTPEPLFEQVNATGTDFPPHTSEAEQAGVLLEPAEKVSALRVAESPVSIECELHATLRLGDSTVVLGRVVHISVWESAVRDGRPRIDELRPLARLGGNEWATIGEVREIPRIPHHQWEADPTIGERLRQQ; encoded by the coding sequence GTGACCACCCCCGAGCAGCCCCGGCCGCGCACCTCGTTCGACCCCGCGGGGATGGCTGCCGGCGCGTTCTACCGCGTGCTGAACTCCGTCGTCGTCCCCCGGCCGATCGCGTGGGTGTGCAGCCGCTCGGCCGACGGCGTGCACAACCTGGCGCCGCACTCCTTCTACACCGTCGCCTGCGTCGACCCACCGATCGTGCAGTTCACCTCGGTGGGGCGGAAGGACTCGCTGCGGAACGTGGAGGCCACCGGCGAGTTCACGGTGAACCTCACCCCCGAGCCGCTGTTCGAGCAGGTCAACGCCACCGGCACCGACTTCCCGCCGCACACCAGCGAGGCCGAGCAGGCCGGGGTGCTGCTGGAGCCGGCCGAGAAGGTGTCGGCGCTCCGGGTGGCGGAGTCCCCGGTGAGCATCGAGTGCGAGCTGCACGCCACCCTGCGGCTCGGTGACAGCACCGTGGTGCTGGGCCGGGTCGTGCACATCAGCGTGTGGGAGTCGGCCGTGCGCGACGGCCGGCCGCGGATCGACGAGCTGCGCCCGCTGGCACGGCTCGGTGGCAACGAGTGGGCGACCATCGGCGAGGTGCGCGAGATCCCCCGGATCCCGCACCACCAGTGGGAGGCCGATCCCACGATCGGCGAGCGCCTCCGCCAGCAGTAG
- a CDS encoding alpha/beta hydrolase fold domain-containing protein, with protein sequence MSSLQMKAIAAVLRLAYKPRMGTAERGRARVAGPKGPSEPPAKLRKRHAVSTRRVGGFDCHTVAPRDRPAGRAAIYLHGGAYISEISPQHWALISRMADAGVRVEVPSYGLAPQHTYRDAYPFLTEVYRRLVADVEAPAISMVGDSAGGGLALGLAQTLGDVGLPQPGRLVLIAPWLDLTLSNPDLPAVEARDPWLSTAGLHEAARAWAGGDDPTQPRLSPLNGSLADLPPIDLYVGTRDICLPDALLLRDRATADGARLRLVTCEGAVHVYPLVPAPEGRAAAREVVRTVAGEPAGRPTGADPAR encoded by the coding sequence ATGAGCAGCCTGCAGATGAAGGCGATCGCCGCGGTCCTGCGCCTGGCCTACAAGCCGCGGATGGGCACGGCCGAACGGGGACGCGCACGAGTGGCGGGGCCGAAGGGGCCGTCCGAGCCGCCCGCGAAGCTGCGCAAGCGGCATGCGGTCAGCACCCGCCGGGTCGGCGGCTTCGACTGTCACACGGTGGCTCCGCGGGACCGGCCTGCCGGACGCGCCGCGATCTACCTCCACGGCGGCGCCTACATCAGCGAGATCTCCCCGCAGCACTGGGCGCTGATCTCGCGGATGGCCGACGCGGGCGTGCGCGTGGAGGTGCCCAGCTACGGCCTCGCCCCGCAGCACACCTACCGGGACGCGTATCCGTTCCTGACCGAGGTCTACCGACGGCTCGTGGCCGACGTCGAGGCGCCCGCGATCAGCATGGTGGGCGATTCGGCGGGCGGGGGGCTGGCGCTCGGGCTGGCGCAGACCCTCGGCGACGTCGGGCTGCCGCAGCCGGGCCGGCTGGTGCTCATCGCCCCGTGGCTCGACCTGACCCTGAGCAACCCCGACCTCCCTGCCGTCGAGGCCCGCGATCCGTGGCTGAGCACGGCCGGGTTGCACGAGGCGGCGCGGGCGTGGGCCGGAGGCGACGACCCGACCCAGCCACGGCTCAGTCCGCTCAACGGATCCCTCGCTGATCTTCCGCCGATAGACCTCTACGTCGGCACCCGCGACATCTGCCTGCCCGATGCCCTCCTCCTCCGGGACCGCGCTACGGCCGACGGTGCCCGGCTCCGCCTCGTGACCTGCGAGGGCGCCGTCCACGTCTATCCACTGGTCCCGGCTCCCGAGGGCCGTGCCGCGGCGCGTGAGGTCGTCCGGACCGTGGCGGGGGAGCCGGCGGGACGGCCTACAGGGGCCGATCCCGCCAGGTGA
- a CDS encoding glycosyltransferase has protein sequence MSGRLLGTLTGLAVAGAAHAAVNAALLRRPPAGPPAVARPVTVVLPVRDEADQVAGCLAALLDQRGVDRFQVVVVDDGSTDETADVVRAVHDRRVRLVTAPPLPPGWLGKPHACAVGAAEAEGDVLVFVDADVRLFPDAVAAAVAVLDAHGLDLVSPWPRPLAVGPAERLVQPLSPWLWTTTLPLRLAERSPRPSLAAANGQFLVVRRATYQRAGGHEAVRGEVLEDIALLRAVKRAGGRGGPIDGSRLAACRMYEGWPALRDGYAKSLWATVGGRPLAGVAAAAALTAVYVVPAVAALGGSRVGMIGYAAGVAGRVAGAVASGSRAWPDALAHPVSVLALDALMARSVLGRRRGTLTWRDRPL, from the coding sequence GTGAGCGGGCGCCTGCTGGGCACGCTGACCGGCCTCGCCGTCGCCGGCGCCGCGCACGCCGCGGTCAACGCCGCGCTGTTGCGCCGTCCCCCGGCCGGCCCCCCTGCGGTCGCCCGTCCGGTCACCGTCGTGCTGCCCGTGCGCGACGAGGCCGACCAGGTGGCGGGGTGCCTGGCCGCCCTGCTCGACCAGCGGGGCGTCGACCGGTTCCAGGTCGTGGTGGTCGACGACGGCTCCACCGACGAAACGGCCGACGTCGTCCGTGCGGTCCACGACCGTCGGGTCCGGCTGGTGACCGCTCCCCCGCTACCGCCCGGTTGGCTGGGCAAGCCGCACGCCTGCGCGGTCGGTGCCGCCGAAGCGGAGGGCGACGTGCTGGTGTTCGTCGACGCCGACGTCCGGCTCTTCCCCGATGCGGTCGCCGCCGCGGTGGCGGTGCTCGACGCACACGGGCTGGACCTGGTCTCCCCCTGGCCGCGCCCGCTCGCCGTGGGCCCGGCCGAGCGCCTGGTGCAGCCGCTGTCCCCGTGGCTCTGGACGACGACGCTGCCGCTCCGGCTGGCCGAGCGCTCGCCCCGGCCGTCCCTGGCCGCCGCCAACGGCCAGTTCCTCGTCGTGCGGCGGGCCACCTACCAGCGGGCGGGCGGGCACGAGGCCGTGCGGGGCGAGGTGCTCGAGGACATCGCACTGCTCCGGGCGGTCAAGCGGGCCGGCGGGCGCGGTGGGCCGATCGACGGCTCGCGGCTGGCCGCCTGCCGGATGTACGAGGGCTGGCCGGCGCTGCGGGACGGCTACGCCAAGTCGCTGTGGGCCACGGTCGGCGGGCGCCCGCTGGCCGGGGTAGCCGCGGCGGCGGCGCTCACCGCCGTCTACGTCGTCCCGGCGGTGGCGGCGCTCGGCGGGTCGAGGGTGGGCATGATCGGGTACGCCGCCGGCGTCGCCGGGCGCGTGGCCGGCGCCGTGGCAAGTGGCAGCCGGGCCTGGCCGGACGCCCTGGCGCACCCGGTGTCGGTGCTGGCGCTCGACGCGCTGATGGCCCGGTCGGTCCTCGGCCGTCGGCGCGGCACGCTCACCTGGCGGGATCGGCCCCTGTAG
- a CDS encoding carotenoid biosynthesis protein has product MTAAATHLAVPPVRRAVPLVLAGALVATAIAYPLSSGAARDVVSWTIVLLGSALSVAHAGLSRGARTGAGVFVLVALTAVVFESIGLATGYPYGTYTYSDTLGPTALGVPFLVPLAWLMMAWPSWLLGELLARPVRASFRRAARIAWAAAVFAAWDVVLDPQMVHAGYWTWADPTPGLPGIGTVPLTNLAGWLLAGAVLMTLLDVLVGRTRVGGSPRVGPAAPLFALGWMTLGGALAHAGWLGLPGSAAWGAGLGAAVLVVLAVQHRRAGRR; this is encoded by the coding sequence ATGACGGCCGCGGCCACCCACCTGGCGGTGCCGCCGGTGCGCCGGGCGGTTCCCCTGGTGCTGGCCGGTGCGCTGGTGGCGACGGCGATCGCCTACCCGCTGAGCTCCGGAGCGGCCCGGGACGTCGTCTCGTGGACCATCGTGCTGCTGGGCTCGGCGCTGTCCGTGGCACACGCCGGGCTGAGCCGTGGGGCCCGGACCGGTGCCGGGGTGTTCGTGCTGGTGGCCCTCACCGCCGTCGTCTTCGAGTCGATCGGCCTGGCCACCGGCTATCCCTACGGGACCTACACCTACAGCGACACGCTCGGCCCGACCGCGCTGGGCGTGCCGTTCCTGGTGCCGCTGGCCTGGCTGATGATGGCCTGGCCGAGCTGGCTGCTGGGCGAGTTGCTGGCCCGCCCGGTCCGCGCCTCGTTCCGGCGGGCGGCCCGCATCGCCTGGGCGGCCGCGGTCTTCGCGGCGTGGGACGTCGTCCTCGATCCGCAGATGGTCCACGCCGGCTACTGGACCTGGGCCGACCCCACGCCCGGCCTGCCCGGGATCGGGACCGTGCCGCTGACCAACCTCGCCGGATGGCTGCTGGCGGGCGCGGTGCTCATGACCCTGCTCGACGTGCTCGTCGGCCGGACACGGGTCGGCGGATCCCCCCGGGTGGGGCCGGCCGCCCCGCTGTTCGCGCTGGGCTGGATGACCCTCGGCGGTGCCCTGGCGCACGCCGGCTGGCTCGGGCTGCCCGGTTCCGCGGCCTGGGGCGCCGGTCTCGGCGCGGCCGTGCTCGTCGTCCTCGCGGTGCAGCACCGGCGCGCGGGGCGCCGGTGA
- a CDS encoding phytoene desaturase family protein codes for MTSPAVPPEPVDVVVVGSGHNGLVAACYLARDGLSVEVVESDEVLGGAVSTVERWPGVRVDRGSSAHVIVRHSGIVEELDLAAHGLRYIDCDPWGFAPAPAPGDAGPDGRPLVFSVDLDATCASIEAACGATDAAAYRRFVAVWQPRSRAVVASFGRAPSAGGLLRSFWPLGAPAEGRARTPGGELAVDFLGSGDALLDRWFTSERLKAALAWFGAQSGPPMSEPGTAAMVGWVALLHDVPPGHPVGGSGELTQALRRRLESDGGRVVLGDGAARLLVDDGRVAGVETRSGRVVRAPAVVAACHIGVTRELAGDAAPPVLADAAPPIGNGFGLVVRALTDAPPSYPGVAAADALQGLQLLCTDRGQLAAAHGDWGAGRVPREPVPLAMSFSASDDTLAPPGQHVVTIWGQWYPYALADGGDWDALADTEARRLVEAVDRYAPGFTASVREVHVQTPLALERELSLPRGNVMHVEMGLASMFAFRPAPGLSGYRVPGLPGLYLAGASTHPGGGVSGNSGRTAARTVLADRRALPRARAAAGRALRRWRIGAAE; via the coding sequence GTGACCTCACCCGCCGTCCCGCCCGAGCCCGTGGACGTCGTCGTCGTCGGCTCCGGCCACAACGGCCTCGTCGCCGCCTGCTACCTCGCACGCGACGGCCTCTCCGTCGAGGTCGTCGAATCCGACGAGGTCCTCGGCGGGGCGGTCTCCACCGTCGAGCGCTGGCCCGGGGTGCGGGTCGACCGCGGTTCCAGCGCGCACGTCATCGTCCGGCACAGCGGCATCGTCGAGGAACTGGACCTCGCCGCCCACGGGCTCCGCTACATCGACTGCGACCCCTGGGGCTTCGCCCCCGCGCCCGCTCCGGGCGACGCCGGACCCGACGGCCGGCCGCTGGTCTTCTCCGTCGACCTGGACGCCACCTGCGCCTCGATCGAGGCGGCGTGCGGCGCCACCGACGCCGCCGCCTACCGGCGGTTCGTCGCGGTCTGGCAGCCGCGCAGCCGCGCCGTCGTCGCCTCGTTCGGCCGGGCACCGTCGGCCGGCGGCCTGCTCCGTTCCTTCTGGCCGCTCGGCGCGCCCGCCGAGGGCCGCGCCCGCACCCCCGGCGGCGAGCTCGCCGTCGACTTCCTCGGCTCGGGGGACGCGCTGCTCGACCGCTGGTTCACCAGCGAGCGGCTCAAGGCGGCGCTGGCCTGGTTCGGCGCCCAGTCCGGCCCGCCGATGTCCGAGCCCGGCACCGCGGCGATGGTCGGCTGGGTGGCCCTGCTGCACGACGTCCCGCCCGGTCACCCCGTCGGCGGCTCCGGCGAGCTGACGCAGGCACTGCGGCGGCGGCTGGAGTCCGACGGCGGCCGGGTCGTGCTCGGCGACGGCGCGGCACGGCTGCTGGTGGACGACGGCCGGGTGGCCGGGGTGGAGACCCGGTCGGGGCGGGTGGTCCGCGCGCCGGCGGTGGTGGCGGCCTGCCACATCGGCGTCACCCGCGAGCTGGCCGGCGACGCCGCTCCCCCGGTGCTCGCCGACGCCGCCCCGCCGATCGGCAACGGCTTCGGCCTGGTCGTGCGGGCCCTGACCGACGCACCGCCGTCCTACCCGGGCGTCGCGGCGGCCGACGCGCTGCAGGGCCTCCAGCTGCTGTGCACCGACCGCGGCCAGCTGGCCGCCGCGCACGGCGACTGGGGGGCCGGCCGGGTCCCCCGCGAGCCGGTGCCGCTGGCCATGTCGTTCTCCGCCAGCGACGACACCCTCGCCCCGCCCGGGCAGCACGTGGTCACCATCTGGGGCCAGTGGTACCCGTACGCGCTGGCCGACGGCGGCGACTGGGACGCCCTCGCCGACACCGAGGCCCGGCGGCTGGTCGAGGCCGTCGACCGCTACGCCCCCGGCTTCACCGCCTCCGTCCGCGAGGTGCACGTGCAGACCCCGCTGGCCCTGGAACGCGAACTGTCCCTGCCGCGTGGCAACGTCATGCACGTGGAGATGGGCCTGGCCAGCATGTTCGCCTTCCGGCCCGCACCGGGGCTGTCGGGCTACCGCGTCCCCGGCCTGCCCGGCCTCTACCTCGCCGGCGCGTCCACGCACCCCGGCGGCGGGGTCTCCGGCAACTCGGGGCGGACGGCGGCACGCACCGTGCTCGCCGACCGCCGGGCGCTGCCCCGCGCCCGCGCCGCGGCCGGCCGGGCGCTGCGCCGGTGGCGGATCGGGGCGGCGGAATGA
- a CDS encoding GNAT family N-acetyltransferase translates to MTDTRPTSRIVELPPSWMREHMHEVLTVYGLAMGYDSGVVAGRYGYAVQHTERPGFRAVGAFAQTGTGGGETAERLVGFGYGYLVAPGQWWHDQVRAALDRRTAKKWLPGAFEVCELHVHPDAQSQGLGRQLLHALVEGLPHPVALLSTPDADTKAFRLYRADGFVDLARGYHFPGDSRPFAVLGVKLPLHPPAPSATNSRA, encoded by the coding sequence GTGACCGACACCCGGCCCACCTCCCGCATCGTCGAGCTCCCGCCGTCGTGGATGCGCGAGCACATGCACGAGGTGCTCACCGTCTACGGCCTGGCGATGGGCTACGACTCGGGCGTCGTCGCCGGCCGGTACGGCTACGCCGTCCAGCACACCGAGCGGCCCGGGTTCCGCGCGGTGGGGGCCTTCGCGCAGACCGGGACGGGTGGGGGCGAAACGGCCGAGCGCCTGGTCGGCTTCGGCTACGGCTACCTCGTCGCCCCCGGGCAGTGGTGGCACGACCAGGTGCGCGCCGCTCTGGACCGGCGGACGGCGAAGAAGTGGCTGCCCGGCGCCTTCGAGGTCTGCGAGCTGCACGTCCACCCCGACGCGCAGAGCCAGGGGCTCGGCCGGCAGCTGCTGCACGCGCTCGTCGAGGGGCTGCCGCACCCGGTGGCCCTGCTCTCCACCCCCGATGCCGACACCAAGGCCTTCCGGCTGTACCGCGCCGACGGGTTCGTCGACCTCGCCCGCGGCTACCACTTCCCCGGCGACTCCCGGCCGTTCGCCGTCCTCGGCGTGAAGCTGCCGCTGCATCCACCCGCCCCCTCCGCGACGAACTCCCGGGCGTGA
- a CDS encoding YbaK/EbsC family protein: protein MSPPDHPRVTEVEQLLRAAGATGQVRHLPDSARTAAAAAAQLGVPVGAIANSLVFDVGGTPLLVLTSGGHRVDEVRVAEFLGVPALTRSTPEFVRRHTGQAIGGVAPIGHPEPIGTLVDVELARYQEVWAAAGHPHTVFPTSYDELLRLTEGTPAEVGAATAPTAGVFTP, encoded by the coding sequence ATGAGCCCGCCGGACCACCCACGGGTCACCGAGGTCGAGCAGCTGCTCCGCGCGGCCGGTGCCACCGGCCAGGTGCGCCATCTGCCCGACAGCGCCCGCACCGCCGCCGCAGCCGCCGCCCAGCTCGGCGTGCCGGTCGGCGCCATCGCCAACAGCCTGGTGTTCGACGTCGGCGGCACCCCTCTGCTCGTCCTGACCAGCGGCGGGCACCGGGTCGACGAGGTCCGGGTGGCCGAGTTCCTCGGCGTCCCGGCGCTCACCCGGTCCACCCCCGAGTTCGTGCGGCGGCACACCGGCCAGGCCATCGGCGGCGTCGCGCCGATCGGGCACCCCGAGCCGATCGGCACGCTGGTCGACGTCGAGCTGGCCCGCTACCAGGAGGTGTGGGCGGCCGCCGGGCACCCGCACACGGTCTTCCCCACCAGCTACGACGAGCTGCTCCGGCTCACCGAGGGCACCCCGGCCGAGGTGGGGGCTGCGACCGCCCCTACGGCGGGGGTGTTCACCCCGTGA
- a CDS encoding DUF5615 family PIN-like protein, which produces MKLLLDEMIGPRVAQELRSRGFDAIAVAERADFRAVPDDAVLDLARVDGRVVVTVNVGDFVRLHQRSLTEGRQHSGIVMVTGQAFPQNRGFIGALVTALTAAAETSSLPGPGEIVYLRSASD; this is translated from the coding sequence GTGAAGCTGCTGCTGGACGAGATGATCGGTCCGCGAGTCGCGCAGGAACTGCGCTCTCGGGGGTTCGACGCGATCGCCGTCGCCGAACGAGCCGACTTCCGTGCTGTGCCGGACGATGCAGTGCTCGATCTCGCTCGCGTGGACGGCCGAGTTGTCGTGACTGTCAATGTCGGCGACTTCGTGCGGCTGCATCAGCGGTCGCTGACCGAGGGGCGCCAGCACTCGGGGATCGTGATGGTGACCGGGCAAGCCTTTCCACAGAACCGCGGCTTCATCGGCGCCCTCGTCACCGCCTTGACCGCCGCCGCCGAGACCTCATCGTTGCCAGGTCCTGGAGAGATCGTGTATCTGCGGTCCGCGAGCGATTGA